The Euphorbia lathyris chromosome 2, ddEupLath1.1, whole genome shotgun sequence genome includes a window with the following:
- the LOC136220682 gene encoding uncharacterized protein translates to MQIISQQYSQEKLEFPTDNEGIQVQRYSRSVISASSPRVRVRSSCTCSNRPGSARCSRHGYVVPGDKLRKYSAKKEIIRRALSPPAKRMSLRWCNFRPTPSRLSNMSMAS, encoded by the coding sequence ATGCAAATCATTTCTCAGCAATATAGCCAAGAAAAGCTGGAATTTCCGACGGATAATGAAGGAATTCAGGTTCAAAGATATAGCCGGAGTGTTATTTCAGCGTCGTCTCCGAGGGTGAGGGTACGGTCAAGTTGTACGTGTTCGAATCGGCCTGGTTCAGCAAGGTGTAGCCGCCATGGATATGTCGTGCCTGGTGATAAGCTTAGAAAGTATAGTGCTAAGAAGGAGATTATACGGAGGGCGTTATCACCGCCGGCAAAGCGTATGAGTCTCCGCTGGTGTAATTTCCGGCCCACTCCTAGTCGGCTTTCTAATATGTCTATGGCTTCTTAA
- the LOC136217225 gene encoding F-box protein CPR1-like, producing IYPIKTLIGCTSVCKHWNSFIKSPSFISTHLNSSTPIKDIFFICLDASTKKCCYHLEPDDQKFDNFELVNFPFRKTSYNVLASINGLLFISTPNAFILWNPTIHRCFLLSDFNSNHTTVRSDDFFIGFGYDSVSDDYKFVKLESSEELGIQIEVFSLKSDSWNKIASKSNLRVKSLPPENSQAFVNGDIHCIACKESGFPILLKFDLGDEVLSEITLPKDLGDNDEVIWSDISPIVYKDSTIGLFDSNSRSEQSSLWLMKKYGVENSWARVLTLRHDLRRNMAPEVLGCRNEGEDDSRGKMAPKILGCRKDGEIMVVEYSNEYREDLYAYKLEENSVISWRIVITREYEGGSLFGVFVGSIAQSLVLLNH from the coding sequence ATTTACCCCATAAAAACCCTAATCGGTTGCACATCAGTCTGCAAGCACTGGAACTCCTTCATCAAAAGCCCATCTTTTATCTCCACCCACCTCAATTCTTCAACGCCGATCAAAGACATCTTCTTCATCTGCCTCGATGCATCCACTAAAAAGTGCTGCTATCATCTGGAGCCAGATGATCAAAAGTTCGATAACTTTGAACTGGTCAATTTCCCTTTCAGAAAAACATCATATAATGTCCTTGCTTCCATTAAcggtttactttttatttccactcCAAACGCTTTTATCCTTTGGAATCCAACAATTCATAGATGTTTCCTCCTCTCCGACTTCAACTCTAACCACACTACTGTCAGATCTGACGATTTCTTCATCGGATTCGGCTACGATTCTGTATCAGATGATTACAAGTTTGTGAAATTAGAGTCTTCTGAAGAACTCGGCATTCAAATTGAggtattttccctaaaatctgATTCATGGAATAAAATTGCGAGTAAAAGCAATCTGCGAGTGAAATCTCTTCCTCCGGAGAATTCACAGGCTTTTGTTAATGGAGACATACATTGTATCGCCTGTAAAGAATCTGGATTCCCGATTCTGCTAAAGTTCGACTTAGGCGATGAGGTTTTAAGCGAGATTACGTTACCAAAAGATTTAGGGGATAATGATGAAGTAATTTGGAGCGATATATCTCCGATTGTGTACAAAGATTCAACAATTGGTTTGTTTGATTCGAATTCGAGATCGGAACAGAGTAGTTTATGGTTGATGAAGAAGTATGGGGTTGAGAATTCATGGGCTAGGGTCTTGACTCTCCGGCATGATTTGAGACGGAACATGGCTCCGGAGGTATTAGGATGTAGAAACGAAGGTGAAGATGATTCGAGAGGGAAAATGGCTCCGAAGATATTAGGATGTAGAAAGGATGGTGAAATAATGGTGGTTGAATACAGCAATGAGTATAGAGAAGATCTGTATGCGTACAAGTTAGAAGAAAATTCAGTGATAAGCTGGAGAATAGTGATAACTCGCGAGTACGAGGGAGGTTCATTGTTTGGTGTTTTCGTTGGATCCATTGCACAAAGTCTGGTCTTATTGAATCATTGA